DNA from Candidatus Aenigmatarchaeota archaeon:
ATGTAATTGAACTAGTGGAAAAAATAGAGAAAATGATAGTTGAAAAAGGTGGGGGAGTTGCCTTTCCTGTTAATATTTCAATAAATGATATTGCCGCCCATTATACGCCAGATATTGATGACACATCTATATTGAAGAATGGAGACCTCGTGAAGATAGATATAGGTGTCCAGATAGATGGGTATATAGCCGATGCTGCAAATAGTGTTAGCATAGGTGGCGAGGATCAAGAGCTAATAAAAGCAGCCGAAGATGCGGTTGAACAATTTATAAAAGAGATTAGGCCTGGTAAAACAATAGGTGAAATGACAAAGATAGTTGAAGAGACAGTTCAATCCCATGGTTTTAATACGATAAGAAATCTGGCTGGCCATAGTCTTGAAGCGTATATTGAACATGGAGGTCTTTCTATTCCCAACTGCTATACCCCAAGTAGTATTGAAATAAAGGAGGACAGTGTCCTTGGGATGGAAGTTTTCACAACAAGAGGTGAAGGTTTGGTCAAGGAGTCATCCCCAACTTTAATCTATATGTTGAGACAAATTAAGCCAGTTAGGCTTCAGGAATCCAGAAAAATAATTGAGAAGGTAACAATGGAATATAAAACCCTCCCATTTGCCAAAAGATGGTTGAAGGGAATAACAACACCTCTCAGGCTTCACCTTGCTTTAAGAGAACTGGAAAATAATGGTGTTATTGTTGGATATCCACCACTCAGGGAAAGGTCACATTCAAAGGTTGCCCAACATGAGGAAACAATAATAGTCAGAGACAAGCCAATAGTGACAACAAGATAACTAGTTTAGCTCATGAGCAAATAAATTATCAGATAAAACTGGATAACCTTCTAACCCCTGATCCCAAACATTCCAAACTATCCTTCCTCTTTCATCCAGATACAGATATTCAATCCATACATGCTCATCATTTCCAACAACAACACAAGGTATTCCAACATCCCTCAACATCCCACATGTTAGAAAACTTATCCCATTGCAGTTTGCCGATCTCCTTTCCCATGCATAAGATGCAGTATACCACCTATCATCCCCAGAATACTCTATATTCTCCACCACCCAATTCTGGATATTATTGACAGTTCTTGAATAGCTGTTATCATCCTTCAGTTCCATGGCCTTTAAATGAGCTTCTGGTGGCAACTTATACCTGTAGTTTTTTGTATCTAGATAAACACCAATCTGTGGTTTGTAATGAAGAAGAATTTGGATCCTTTCCCTAAACACCTCCATAGGAATATTACCATCCCTTTGGTCGATAACTTCTTGGTAATTCCTTTCCATGAATTCCAATTTAACTCTGTCAACAGACTCACAACTGTAATTTGAATATTCAACCCCAACACTTAAACCCTCTAAACCCTCACTTTTATCATTCAAAGGATAAGTTGAGTATACAATTGAAATTACACCAATTATAAGCAATAAAAACAACCCAATTACCAATAACTTTTCCATGAATTTTTAATCTCAATTAAAGATTTAAATGCCACTATAAAGTAGTTAATAAATAATCTCAAAACTCCTGAACTCATTTACAGACTTTTCAACTCTCACTTCCATTCTT
Protein-coding regions in this window:
- the map gene encoding type II methionyl aminopeptidase, which encodes MDDEVLQKYIKAGQIHKEVREFATKEAKEGVNVIELVEKIEKMIVEKGGGVAFPVNISINDIAAHYTPDIDDTSILKNGDLVKIDIGVQIDGYIADAANSVSIGGEDQELIKAAEDAVEQFIKEIRPGKTIGEMTKIVEETVQSHGFNTIRNLAGHSLEAYIEHGGLSIPNCYTPSSIEIKEDSVLGMEVFTTRGEGLVKESSPTLIYMLRQIKPVRLQESRKIIEKVTMEYKTLPFAKRWLKGITTPLRLHLALRELENNGVIVGYPPLRERSHSKVAQHEETIIVRDKPIVTTR
- a CDS encoding transglutaminase-like domain-containing protein, which produces MEKLLVIGLFLLLIIGVISIVYSTYPLNDKSEGLEGLSVGVEYSNYSCESVDRVKLEFMERNYQEVIDQRDGNIPMEVFRERIQILLHYKPQIGVYLDTKNYRYKLPPEAHLKAMELKDDNSYSRTVNNIQNWVVENIEYSGDDRWYTASYAWERRSANCNGISFLTCGMLRDVGIPCVVVGNDEHVWIEYLYLDERGRIVWNVWDQGLEGYPVLSDNLFAHELN